The segment GTTCCTGGGCCTGTCAGGCCTGGCTACCGGGCTTTCCTGGCTTTGCTACTTCCGGGCACTTCAATTGGGGCAGGCTTCTCGTGTCGCACCAGTGGATAAGTTGAGTGTCGTGTTCGCAATTATACTGGCAGTCCTGATCTTGCACGAGCGGTTGACCTGGCACCAGTGTGTGGGCGGGGTATTCATTGTGATTGGCGCTGTCATTGTGGCAATGGGCTAAGCCGAGTGTGGGTGCTCAGCCTGGTCTGTGGCAAAGAGGAATTACGATTCTGATTTCTGATTCACTCTGAAATTATCCCGGTAGTGAGCGAGGAAAGTCTAGAATGGAAAACCGAATGAGAAATGAACCGTTCCCG is part of the Pedosphaera parvula Ellin514 genome and harbors:
- a CDS encoding EamA family transporter; the protein is MNWIFWALLSAFFAGITAILAKIGVSGIDSNLATAVRTTVVLIFTWGIALSTSPIASLGGLSRRTWLFLGLSGLATGLSWLCYFRALQLGQASRVAPVDKLSVVFAIILAVLILHERLTWHQCVGGVFIVIGAVIVAMG